A window from Acidobacteriota bacterium encodes these proteins:
- the argJ gene encoding bifunctional glutamate N-acetyltransferase/amino-acid acetyltransferase ArgJ, with protein MRLPKGFVASGIRAGLRKKRPDLALIVAENGANAAAIFTTNRFTAAPVDISKRSLKASSGRARAVVVNAGCANAVTGREGFEAAKRVQSRTAELLGCDPNEVLLASTGVIGVTLDDTRVRSALPEAFNRLSATGVDAASHAILTTDVGPKVARATFNWNGTRARIVGVAKGAGMIHPNMATMLAFIMTDAPATPAFLKKALVEAAAESFNAISVDGDTSTNDSVFLLASGSLEGDPMAGGEESAAFLGALKSVCRELAWMIVRDGEGAIRVMEVEVSGARTHRDAKLAAHAIATSPLVKTALHGGDPNWGRILAAVGRSGAKFSPKKVSLRIGPLTLIENGEPNGYREKDAARIFSRERVPVTLSLGNGPGRATVLSSDLGHDYVSLNADYRS; from the coding sequence ATGAGACTGCCGAAGGGTTTCGTCGCGTCGGGGATTCGTGCGGGTCTTCGAAAGAAGCGCCCCGACCTCGCTCTGATCGTCGCCGAGAACGGCGCGAATGCCGCGGCGATCTTCACGACCAACCGCTTCACCGCGGCACCGGTCGACATCTCGAAGCGCTCGCTCAAAGCGTCTTCGGGACGGGCGCGCGCGGTCGTCGTCAACGCCGGATGCGCGAACGCAGTCACCGGTCGCGAAGGATTCGAGGCGGCGAAGCGCGTGCAGAGCCGGACGGCCGAGCTGCTCGGCTGCGATCCGAACGAGGTCCTTCTCGCCTCGACCGGCGTCATCGGCGTCACTCTCGACGACACCCGGGTCCGGTCTGCTCTTCCGGAGGCTTTCAACCGGCTCTCGGCCACCGGAGTCGACGCCGCCTCGCATGCGATCCTGACCACCGACGTCGGTCCGAAAGTCGCCCGCGCGACGTTCAACTGGAACGGTACGCGTGCCCGGATCGTCGGAGTCGCCAAGGGGGCGGGGATGATCCACCCGAACATGGCGACGATGCTCGCATTCATCATGACCGACGCGCCGGCGACTCCGGCCTTCCTGAAGAAGGCTCTCGTCGAGGCAGCAGCCGAAAGCTTCAACGCGATCTCCGTCGACGGCGACACATCGACGAACGACTCGGTCTTCCTCCTCGCATCGGGAAGTCTCGAAGGGGACCCGATGGCCGGGGGCGAAGAGAGTGCGGCGTTTCTCGGTGCGCTGAAGAGCGTCTGTCGCGAGCTCGCCTGGATGATCGTGCGCGACGGTGAAGGGGCGATCCGCGTGATGGAGGTCGAGGTTTCGGGAGCGAGAACGCACCGGGATGCAAAGCTCGCCGCGCATGCCATTGCAACGTCTCCTCTGGTCAAGACCGCGCTGCACGGCGGCGACCCGAACTGGGGCCGGATTCTGGCGGCCGTCGGACGAAGCGGCGCAAAATTCTCACCGAAGAAAGTCTCGCTCCGGATCGGACCGCTGACGCTCATCGAGAACGGCGAGCCGAACGGGTACCGGGAAAAGGACGCCGCGCGGATCTTCTCCCGTGAGCGCGTTCCGGTCACTCTCTCCCTCGGCAACGGCCCAGGACGCGCCACCGTGCTCAGCTCCGACCTCGGGCACGACTACGTCTCGCTCAACGCGGACTACCGAAGCTAG
- the argH gene encoding argininosuccinate lyase, whose product MKRLNDSFPVDYRLLDADVQGSIAWAHALEQAGVLTEAEAAKIVKGLRAIAKKGTENLPLDDHEDVHSYVESALGEIVGPLAKKLHTGRSRNDQVATDLRLWLREAVNDAIEPVLDLTEALARKAEEEHDSIMPGYTHLKQAEPVTFGHWCLAYVEMLLRDVDRFESALERGDECPLGSGAVAGTPIDIDRESLARELGFSRPTGNSLDSVASRDFEADALFACSMLLSHLSRMAADLIFFSADETAYVEFPDALATGSSRMPQKKNPDLLELVRAHAARSAGELSGFLTLMHGLPLAYNKDLQLDKEPLFRSFELLESLLPALGRLVIGLTIDRERMKAAASSDLLLSTAVMDSMASRDVPFREAHEIVSRRIGEAIRKGVTLAELGPDGKITKEDLRELDATRAVARKAATGGTSPKRVRKAAATALKRIEKARAKQNRESGR is encoded by the coding sequence ATGAAGCGTCTGAACGATTCGTTCCCGGTCGACTACCGCCTCCTCGACGCCGACGTCCAAGGATCGATCGCGTGGGCGCACGCTCTCGAGCAGGCCGGGGTTCTGACGGAAGCGGAAGCCGCGAAGATCGTGAAGGGGCTTCGAGCGATCGCGAAGAAGGGGACGGAGAATCTCCCGCTCGACGACCACGAGGACGTCCATTCGTACGTCGAATCGGCCCTCGGGGAGATCGTCGGGCCGCTCGCGAAGAAGCTTCATACCGGCCGCTCGCGCAACGATCAGGTCGCAACCGATCTCCGGCTCTGGCTCCGCGAGGCCGTGAACGACGCGATCGAACCGGTCCTCGATCTCACCGAGGCGCTCGCCCGCAAAGCAGAGGAAGAGCACGACTCGATCATGCCGGGATACACGCATCTCAAGCAGGCGGAGCCGGTCACCTTCGGGCACTGGTGCCTCGCGTACGTCGAGATGCTCCTCCGAGACGTGGATCGCTTCGAATCGGCACTCGAGCGCGGCGACGAATGCCCGCTCGGCAGCGGCGCCGTTGCCGGTACCCCGATCGACATCGACCGCGAATCGCTCGCCCGCGAGCTCGGATTCAGCCGGCCCACCGGCAACTCGCTCGACTCCGTCGCGAGCCGCGACTTCGAAGCCGACGCGCTCTTTGCCTGCTCCATGCTTCTGAGCCACCTTTCGCGCATGGCTGCCGACCTCATCTTCTTCTCGGCCGACGAAACGGCGTACGTCGAGTTCCCCGACGCGCTCGCGACCGGTTCATCCCGGATGCCGCAGAAGAAGAATCCGGATCTTCTCGAGCTCGTTCGCGCACACGCCGCGAGATCCGCCGGTGAGCTGAGCGGATTCCTGACGCTGATGCACGGCCTTCCCCTCGCCTACAACAAGGATCTGCAGCTCGACAAGGAACCGCTCTTCCGCTCGTTCGAGCTGCTCGAGTCGCTGCTTCCCGCTCTCGGAAGACTCGTCATCGGGCTCACCATCGATCGCGAGCGGATGAAAGCCGCAGCGTCGAGCGATCTTCTTCTTTCGACGGCGGTCATGGACTCGATGGCATCGCGAGATGTCCCGTTTCGCGAAGCGCACGAGATCGTCAGCCGTCGCATCGGCGAGGCCATCCGGAAGGGCGTCACGCTGGCAGAGCTCGGGCCCGATGGAAAGATCACGAAAGAGGATCTTCGCGAGCTCGACGCGACGCGGGCGGTCGCCCGAAAAGCCGCGACCGGCGGAACTTCGCCGAAACGCGTCCGAAAGGCCGCAGCGACCGCTCTGAAGAGAATCGAGAAGGCACGCGCGAAGCAGAACCGGGAGAGCGGGCGATGA